A single genomic interval of Methylocystis sp. IM3 harbors:
- a CDS encoding winged helix-turn-helix domain-containing protein produces the protein MKPNEVVHQSTRLRIMAALNVLEAREWIEFTRLRAIVDATDGNLGAHLETLARAGYVTIDKQFVGKKPQTRVRATNSGKRAFADHVNFLRSLLSEHLLSKDRSPA, from the coding sequence ATGAAACCAAACGAAGTCGTTCACCAATCCACACGTCTACGCATCATGGCGGCGCTCAACGTGCTGGAAGCCCGCGAATGGATCGAGTTCACGCGCCTGAGGGCGATCGTCGATGCGACGGACGGAAATCTGGGCGCCCATCTCGAGACGCTCGCCCGAGCTGGATATGTGACGATCGACAAGCAATTCGTCGGGAAAAAGCCGCAAACCCGCGTAAGAGCGACCAATTCGGGGAAACGCGCTTTCGCCGACCATGTCAATTTTTTACGCTCCCTCTTAAGCGAACATTTGCTTTCGAAAGATCGCTCACCCGCCTGA
- a CDS encoding OsmC family protein, giving the protein MTKQHRYHVRVTWTGNTGSGTANYHGYSRDHEILAGGKPVILGSSDPVFRGDPTKWNPEELLVASVSTCHKLWYLSLCSRAGIVVISYDDHAEGLMLEEPAGSGYFTAIVLRPVIELAKNSNVEAAEELHKKAHEMCFIARSLNCSVEIEPTITRI; this is encoded by the coding sequence GTGACCAAGCAGCATCGGTATCATGTCCGCGTAACCTGGACAGGCAATACTGGATCGGGCACCGCGAATTATCATGGTTACAGTAGGGACCATGAAATTTTGGCGGGGGGCAAGCCAGTCATTCTTGGATCATCGGATCCAGTTTTTCGTGGCGATCCAACAAAATGGAATCCTGAGGAGCTGCTTGTCGCCTCGGTTTCGACCTGCCACAAGCTTTGGTATCTTTCCCTTTGCTCCCGGGCCGGCATTGTCGTCATTTCCTACGATGATCACGCTGAGGGCCTGATGCTCGAGGAACCTGCCGGTTCGGGGTATTTTACCGCCATCGTTTTGCGCCCCGTCATCGAGCTGGCTAAGAACTCGAACGTCGAAGCGGCGGAGGAGCTTCATAAAAAGGCGCACGAGATGTGTTTCATTGCCCGGTCGCTCAACTGCTCAGTAGAAATTGAGCCAACAATCACGCGCATCTAA
- a CDS encoding GNAT family N-acetyltransferase: MSAQISYAHEPDLTAAQFQNILDASTLSARRPADDLTRLDRMLRNADIVMVARDAGRIVGVSRAITDFAYCCYLSDLAVHQDYQRQGIGKRLIAETRVAAGEATTLILVAAPLAEGYYPRIGMTHFSSCWAIPRER, from the coding sequence TTGAGCGCTCAAATTTCTTACGCCCACGAACCTGACCTGACTGCCGCCCAGTTCCAGAATATCCTCGACGCTTCGACGCTGTCAGCGCGACGCCCAGCCGACGATCTTACTCGGCTCGACAGAATGCTGCGCAACGCCGACATCGTCATGGTGGCGAGGGATGCCGGACGCATTGTGGGCGTCTCCCGCGCGATTACCGATTTCGCCTATTGCTGCTATCTTTCCGACCTTGCCGTGCATCAGGATTACCAACGCCAGGGGATCGGAAAGCGTTTGATCGCAGAAACTCGCGTCGCCGCCGGCGAGGCGACGACTCTGATCCTTGTCGCTGCGCCACTCGCCGAGGGCTACTATCCGCGAATCGGAATGACCCATTTTTCGAGCTGTTGGGCCATTCCGAGGGAGCGCTGA
- a CDS encoding class I SAM-dependent methyltransferase, giving the protein MARTNRASVAWVIKFLAVKPGDRVLEIGFGPGVGLEFLAREAPRAKFSGVDVSEEMFRQATARNRGVIDDGLLELRLGSAEHLPFLDGAFDKAFSVNSLQVWTDPAAGLREARRVLKDGGTIAFAFTRHSGQPKDGLVERFGKAGFTDVRIVDGDDCFCVRAMKGDKS; this is encoded by the coding sequence ATGGCCCGCACGAATCGCGCGAGCGTCGCCTGGGTGATCAAGTTCCTGGCGGTCAAACCGGGAGACCGCGTGCTGGAAATCGGCTTCGGTCCTGGCGTCGGTCTCGAGTTCCTCGCGCGCGAGGCACCCAGGGCAAAATTCTCGGGCGTCGACGTTTCCGAGGAAATGTTCCGGCAGGCGACAGCGCGCAACCGTGGGGTGATCGATGACGGCCTGTTGGAGCTCCGGCTCGGATCGGCGGAACATCTCCCCTTCCTCGACGGCGCCTTCGACAAAGCGTTTTCGGTAAATTCTCTCCAAGTCTGGACCGACCCCGCGGCGGGCCTCCGGGAGGCGAGGCGCGTCCTGAAAGACGGCGGGACCATCGCCTTCGCTTTCACTCGCCATTCGGGTCAGCCAAAGGATGGTCTCGTCGAACGTTTCGGGAAAGCGGGCTTTACCGACGTGCGCATCGTCGACGGCGACGACTGCTTTTGCGTGCGAGCGATGAAGGGCGACAAAAGTTGA
- a CDS encoding class I SAM-dependent DNA methyltransferase — MSDVMRHYDDFLAPHYSWMVDLSLTDKIAEQQSLLAMLGLPGNVRGFAVDLGCGPGYQSFALANMGYEAVIAIDTSRFLLDELEAARGPAPVKAVHADLRAFSKFVTPSGADAIVCMGDTLTHLETRADVTKLFQDAFEHLAPEGRFVLTFRDLLTELKGLDRFLPIRADDGRIMTCVLDYEPDTVVVNDLVHVRDGQTWTFQKSSYRKLRLSPADLALELQEIGFRVGHNAVLGGMHAISASKPQLRDR; from the coding sequence ATGAGCGATGTAATGCGACACTACGATGATTTCTTGGCGCCACATTATTCATGGATGGTCGACCTCTCACTCACAGACAAGATTGCGGAACAGCAATCGCTCCTGGCAATGTTAGGACTTCCTGGGAACGTGCGCGGGTTCGCCGTAGATTTGGGCTGCGGACCGGGATACCAGTCGTTCGCGCTAGCGAATATGGGTTACGAAGCCGTAATCGCCATCGACACGAGTCGTTTCTTGCTCGACGAGCTGGAGGCCGCGCGCGGGCCTGCACCTGTAAAAGCGGTTCACGCAGATCTGCGCGCGTTTTCGAAATTTGTAACGCCCTCGGGGGCAGACGCGATCGTCTGTATGGGCGACACTCTTACCCATCTGGAAACCAGGGCGGACGTGACTAAGCTCTTCCAGGATGCCTTTGAGCACCTGGCGCCCGAGGGGCGCTTCGTGCTTACCTTTCGCGATCTTTTGACCGAACTGAAAGGATTGGACCGATTTCTGCCAATCCGTGCCGACGACGGTCGCATCATGACCTGCGTATTGGATTACGAACCGGATACCGTAGTTGTCAACGACCTGGTCCATGTCCGCGACGGACAAACTTGGACTTTCCAGAAGAGTAGCTACCGGAAATTGCGTCTCTCGCCAGCGGACTTGGCTCTTGAGTTGCAGGAAATCGGGTTCCGCGTCGGCCACAACGCAGTCCTCGGAGGGATGCACGCTATATCTGCTAGCAAGCCGCAACTACGGGACCGGTAG
- a CDS encoding ArsR/SmtB family transcription factor, giving the protein MLDKPVSLDLVFHALADPTRRAIVERLTRGPASVSELAAPMSMSLAAVMQHLHVLEESRLLRTEKQGRVRTCRIDPDVLRRAEVWLTDRRTFWENQLDRLGEMLAEDALTSNKRRRRKS; this is encoded by the coding sequence ATGCTTGACAAACCAGTTTCCCTCGATCTGGTGTTTCACGCGCTCGCGGATCCGACGCGCCGCGCGATCGTGGAGCGCCTGACCCGTGGTCCTGCCTCAGTCAGCGAGTTGGCCGCGCCGATGTCGATGTCGCTGGCGGCGGTAATGCAGCATCTACATGTGCTGGAGGAGAGCCGACTCCTGCGCACCGAGAAACAAGGCCGAGTGCGGACTTGCAGGATCGATCCCGACGTGCTCAGGCGCGCCGAAGTCTGGCTCACCGACCGCCGCACCTTCTGGGAAAACCAACTCGACCGGTTGGGCGAAATGCTTGCCGAGGACGCCCTTACATCCAACAAGCGCAGACGGAGAAAGTCGTGA
- a CDS encoding HTH domain-containing protein, translated as MSRTHRLFDILQALRRRRRPVSGAELAREAGVSLRTLYRDIAALQAMGAEIEGEAGVGYVLRPGFLLPPLMFSEEEIEALALGAKWVARRTDDALSEAARNAVAKLSAVLPEDLTAKLNDEALLVGPGWEHPHHVDLKLLRRALRDQRKLAISYRDEKGSRTERVIWPVALGFFESTRILAGWCELRAAFRHFRADRIEVAEILNDAPPQRRQTLLKQWRQSMLTGTDSMLAYRRRASNEVKGEAMAKELIFYTNPQSRGMIVHWMLEEIGVPYSIEVREYGTSIKAPEYLAINPMGKVPAIKHGDTVVTETAAICAYLADAFPEAGLAPTPAERGEYYRWLFFAAGCVEAAMGNHAVGWDPTPEMQGRFGYGSYATVIDTLAKAVADRRYIAGEKFTAADIYVGSMIGFGLRFGALEKRPEFEAYWSGLENRPARLRAGAQVEKLASKRAWEPA; from the coding sequence ATGTCCCGCACCCATCGATTGTTTGATATCTTGCAGGCACTGCGTCGCCGTCGCCGACCGGTAAGCGGGGCGGAGCTCGCGCGCGAGGCAGGCGTCTCATTGCGCACGCTATATCGGGACATTGCCGCCTTACAGGCGATGGGGGCTGAAATCGAAGGAGAGGCGGGCGTCGGCTATGTCCTGCGGCCCGGGTTTCTCTTGCCGCCCCTTATGTTCTCAGAGGAAGAGATAGAGGCGCTCGCTTTGGGCGCGAAATGGGTGGCGCGCCGCACTGACGACGCGCTTTCCGAGGCGGCCCGCAATGCTGTTGCGAAGCTCTCGGCGGTTCTCCCTGAGGATCTGACGGCCAAGCTGAATGACGAGGCGCTTCTCGTCGGCCCGGGATGGGAGCATCCTCACCATGTCGATCTCAAGCTGCTGCGCCGGGCGCTGCGCGATCAACGCAAGCTCGCGATTTCCTATCGAGACGAAAAGGGCTCACGAACCGAGCGGGTCATTTGGCCCGTGGCGCTCGGTTTTTTCGAATCGACTCGCATTCTTGCAGGCTGGTGCGAGTTGCGGGCGGCCTTCCGCCATTTTCGCGCGGATCGTATCGAGGTGGCTGAAATCCTGAACGATGCGCCGCCGCAGCGCAGACAGACGCTTTTGAAGCAATGGCGGCAAAGCATGCTGACAGGAACTGACAGCATGCTGGCTTATCGTCGCCGTGCCTCAAACGAGGTCAAAGGAGAAGCCATGGCAAAGGAACTCATATTCTACACCAATCCTCAGTCCCGCGGCATGATCGTGCATTGGATGCTGGAGGAAATCGGCGTTCCTTATTCGATCGAAGTCAGGGAATATGGAACCTCGATAAAGGCGCCGGAGTATCTGGCCATCAATCCAATGGGCAAAGTCCCGGCCATCAAACACGGCGACACGGTGGTGACCGAAACGGCTGCCATTTGCGCCTATCTCGCCGATGCTTTCCCTGAAGCCGGGCTCGCGCCGACGCCCGCCGAGCGCGGCGAATACTATCGCTGGCTCTTTTTCGCCGCTGGCTGCGTGGAAGCGGCTATGGGCAATCACGCCGTCGGCTGGGATCCGACGCCGGAAATGCAGGGACGCTTCGGCTATGGCTCTTACGCCACTGTAATCGACACCCTTGCAAAGGCTGTAGCAGATCGCCGGTATATTGCCGGAGAGAAATTCACAGCCGCCGACATCTATGTCGGGTCGATGATCGGCTTCGGTTTGCGCTTTGGCGCGCTTGAGAAGCGTCCGGAATTCGAGGCCTACTGGAGCGGCCTAGAAAACCGCCCTGCGCGGCTGCGCGCCGGCGCTCAGGTGGAAAAGCTCGCCTCGAAGCGCGCCTGGGAACCAGCCTGA
- a CDS encoding SRPBCC family protein, with the protein MTKAIHGSFTVERVYDASPARVFKAFADPASKARWFVGPGGWQEIKRELDFRPGGQEIAHGKFPNGPETKFVARYHEIVRNERLVYVYDMHVDGVFMSVSLATIELTPQGSKTELRITEQAVFIDGHDGNESRREGTKYLLEQIAANLPD; encoded by the coding sequence GTGACCAAAGCCATCCACGGATCCTTCACCGTCGAACGCGTCTACGATGCGTCGCCGGCCCGCGTGTTCAAGGCCTTCGCTGACCCCGCATCCAAGGCGCGCTGGTTCGTTGGGCCAGGGGGATGGCAGGAGATCAAACGCGAGCTGGATTTCCGCCCAGGCGGCCAGGAGATCGCGCACGGGAAATTCCCGAACGGTCCCGAAACCAAGTTCGTGGCGCGCTATCACGAGATCGTGCGAAACGAGCGTTTGGTCTACGTCTATGACATGCACGTCGACGGCGTCTTCATGTCGGTGTCCCTTGCGACCATCGAATTGACGCCCCAAGGGAGCAAGACTGAGCTGCGGATCACCGAACAGGCGGTCTTTATCGACGGTCACGACGGCAACGAATCGCGCCGCGAGGGCACTAAGTATCTTCTCGAACAAATCGCCGCCAATTTGCCCGACTAG